One Microcebus murinus isolate Inina chromosome 24, M.murinus_Inina_mat1.0, whole genome shotgun sequence genomic window, ACACCACGCAGCTGACCATGAACATTCCCTTCCAGTCCATCCACTTCATCACCTATGAGTTCCTGCAAGAGCAGGTCAACCCCCACCGGGGCTACAACCCGCAGTCCCACATCATCTCAGGCGGGCTGGCCGGGGCCCTCGCCGCGGCCGCCACGACCCCACTGGACGTCTGCAAGACCCTGCTCAACACTCAGGAGAACATGGCACTCTCCCTGGCCAACATCAGTGGCCGGCTGTCGGGCATGGCCAATGCTTTCCGGACGGTGTACCAGCTCAACGGCCTGGCCGGCTACTTCAAGGGCATTCAGGCACGCGTCATCTACCAGATGCCCTCCACGGCCATCTCCTGGTCTGTCTATGAGTTCTTCAAGTACTTCCTCACGAAGCACCAGCTGGAGAATCGAACTCCATACTAAAGCAACAGGCTATGGGAAGCGATTCCAGAATCTTTTATTCTTAACAGGCTTTCTGTGCCTGCTTCCGCTCTCTCACCCACACACCTAGGTCATTTTTTGCAGGGTGCTACCTGCGGGCCTTGTGTCCCCTGCTGCCTTAGAGGAGAGGGCGGGGTGGCCGCTCACCAGGAGGCCGTCCGCAGGGACATCCGAGGTGGCGGTGGACAGGCAGGACTTGGGAAGGGGAGCGAGAAAgtgctttttctcttcctccccggGCGGAATGTAGCTTTTTCTGCTTCACTGTGGCAATCTCCTCCCTAGATCCTTAGATCACACAGGAGGGAAGAAAATATGCAGTGACTGCAAacgtgaaagaaaaaaaaattttatgtatataaaagttCCATTACACAGTATAAAATAGATGGATAAtgtttatcctttatttttctatggaGAAGTTtttgaatttgtgtgtgtgcttgttcGTGTCTACACATAGTATTACAGCTGGGACTCtcaagctgtttttaaaaaatgagagggTTGAATTCTTCCATCAGGTTAAGCTAAAAAGGCACCAAAGTACTAAAGCTCAGCTGAATGTGGCCTACAACCGTGTTTAGCCCCCTCCAGATGGAAGTCTCACttgaatgtaaaataataaatattaagtttatattttgaatttctctttttatgggggaaaaaaaggtacgttgaaaaatcaaaataatgatatattatttgcagctacttttttttttttaattcaattcaatcAGTCACCTTCATGTGCCTTTTTTCCCATTGTCTTTCCTGAAAATTCCAGAACCAAAGTCCAGCCCTGGCATGTTTTCTCCTGCTgtgtacacacaggcacacgtaCTGGGTGGCAGGATCTGTCGCCCCGTAGGATGGTAGAATTAGGATGACTTGTCTTAACCTACCGAGACCCTTTCCTCCACTGTTGTGACATGACCGTATGCCTCCCTGGGCCAGCACTTAGAAGCCCTGTATACGCCAACCCTTGGCTACTTGTGGGCCAGTCATGGGGATAAATCCTGCCTTTATCCTTTTTTCCACATCCACCTTTTAACTCAGGCACTACAGGTAACTTGGTCTATGTATGTTTTGATTAAATCTAATCTCCTCCTGTGTTTCCTGGTGCAGTGCAGGGAGTCTAAAAAACCCAGCAAGCATACCTCTGGCATTTGTCCCCACTGCCCTGTCCCAACCATTAAttcccccactccctgccaccCCTGAGTCAGGAGCTGCTTCTCCAGAGCCATTCTGCAGTCTTGTCAGGTCTGTGTCACCTGAGAACATGAGGCCTCAAATCCTTGTTTTTGGAAATGGTGCGTTACTGAGTCAGACCGTGGCTGGGAGAAAACACAAGCCTGTGCCCCCTAGCTGCACCATTCGATGTGCTGCCAGACCTCTGTCCCAGGAAGACTGACGAGGTTCCCAGTTTCCTTTTCTGAGCCTGCAGCAGAGCCCGTCTCTACCAGTGAGCAGGAAGTACGTGTGTGTGCTCGTTTTGGTGCACCCAGTCCTGACCTGCTTCCTGCCGCACACAATGGTCACCGCGGCACATCTCACTGGGGAGGCGCAGGCCCTGGCATCTTTGGATGGTGTTGCTGCCTGGGAAGGACTTGAGGTGCACATGGAGCATTTTTATCTTGGGATAATGCACACAATGCCTCTGGGAATCGGTTTTTGTCCTAATAGCTATGAgaagttttataataaaacaatcaATTGACTTCCTTTTTTTAGATGAGGGTAGGAAAGAGCCACGTTGGGTGCCCCCCACGTGTCCCCCTTGAGAAG contains:
- the SLC25A37 gene encoding mitoferrin-1 isoform X2, with amino-acid sequence MATLLHDAVMNPAEVVKQRLQMYNSQHRSALSCIRTVWRTEGLGAFYRSYTTQLTMNIPFQSIHFITYEFLQEQVNPHRGYNPQSHIISGGLAGALAAAATTPLDVCKTLLNTQENMALSLANISGRLSGMANAFRTVYQLNGLAGYFKGIQARVIYQMPSTAISWSVYEFFKYFLTKHQLENRTPY